One Euphorbia lathyris chromosome 1, ddEupLath1.1, whole genome shotgun sequence DNA segment encodes these proteins:
- the LOC136219758 gene encoding rhamnogalacturonate lyase B-like has product MCVLIIFFCFSFFIASSVQTELSNVSRTTNSSSPTGVQVHVLKDQQRVVIDNGLVEVTFASPGGDVIGIKYNKIDNVLEIKHEEDDRGYWDVVWSTPGGSDIFDKVQTTDFKIIKEDEQQVEISFSKKWDPKDKSAVPLNVDKRYIVRCGSSGLYMYTILERLKGWPDVDIDQIRVVFKLQKEKFHFMAVSDDKQRMMPMPEDRTTGQPLAYPEAVLLTNPIDPKFKGEVDDKYQYSLENQHNQVHGWISNDPPVGFWMISPSHEFHAGGPVRQDLTSHCGPICMNMFTSIHYVGKDFNTSYRNGEAWKKVMGPVFVYLNSISPTNDPLAHWNDAKAQMLKEEKSWPYDFIQSPDFPSSNQRGTVMGQLTVGDKYASEKSPVYADCAYVGLAAPGFPGSWQFEAKGYQFWTRVDSKGNFLIKNVRPGTYSLYAWVPVVIGDFKHNCDITITPGKTTALGSLVYVPPRNGPTLWSIGIPDRSAAEFYVPDTSPTLMNKLYTNHPTDKYRQYGLWERYTDLYPKNDLVYNVGVCNYTKDWFFALVIRKKGKDTYEPTTWQIVFPLQVVQQTGNSTLQLALASAAMSEIQVRFNNQNAVKPLFTTGLIGKDNAIARHGIHGMYWLYSINVPCNNLVVGSNTIFLTQTRDNGPLYDVMYDYIRLEAPTQP; this is encoded by the exons atgtGTGTTCTTATAATCTTTTTTTGCTTCTCTTTCTTCATTGCCTCTTCTGTCCAGACCGAATTGAG TAATGTTTCAAGGACGACCAATAGTAGTTCTCCTACCGGGGTTCAAGTTCACGTACTAAAGGATCAACAACGA GTTGTGATTGATAATGGACTTGTTGAAGTCACTTTTGCTTCTCCTGGTGGTGATGTCATTGGAATTAAGTACAACAAAATCGATAATGTACTTGAAATAAAAcatgaagaagatgatagaGG ATATTGGGATGTGGTTTGGAGTACACCTGGAGGGTCTGACATATTTGACAA GGTACAAACCACTgattttaaaatcataaaggAAGATGAGCAACAGGTAGAGATTTCATTCTCCAAAAAATGGGATCCAAAGGATAAATCCGCGGTTCCTCTAAATGTAGACAAGAG GTATATAGTGAGGTGTGGAAGTTCAGGTTTGTATATGTATACAATATTGGAACGTTTAAAAGGATGGCCTGATGTTGACATTGATCAAATTAGAGTTGTGTTTAAGCTCCAAAAAGAGAA GTTTCACTTCATGGCGGTGTCAGATGATAAGCAACGGATGATGCCGATGCCGGAAGACCGTACCACCGGTCAGCCACTTGCATATCCTGAAGCTGTTCTCTTGACTAATCCAATCGATCCAAAATTCAAAGGAGAG GTAGATGACAAGTACCAATATTCACTAGAGAACCAGCATAACCAAGTGCATGGGTGGATATCAAATGATCCACCCGTTGGCTTCTGGATGATTTCTCCCTCCCACGAATTCCATGCTGGTGGGCCCGTCAGACAAGACCTTACCTCCCATTGTGGCCCCATTTGCATGAAC ATGTTTACAAGCATCCATTATGTCGGGAAGGACTTTAATACATCATACCGAAATGGAGAAGCATGGAAGAAAGTTATGGGTCCTGTTTTCGTATATCTTAATTCTATTTCCCCAACGAACGATCCTCTCGCGCATTGGAACGATGCTAAAGCACAG atgttaaaagaagagaaaagttGGCCATACGATTTTATTCAATCTCCAGATTTTCCTTCCTCTAATCAAAGAGGGACTGTTATGGGTCAGCTAACAGTTGGAGATAAATATGCCAGTGAGAAGTCACCGGTGTATGCTGATTGTGCCTATGTCGGACTAGCTGCACCCGGTTTTCCTGGCTCTTGGCAATTCGAAGCTAAG GGCTACCAATTTTGGACTCGAGTTGATAGTAAAGGCAATTTCTTGATTAAAAATGTTCGACCTGGGACCTACAGTTTGTACGCTTGGGTTCCTGTTGTAATTGGAGATTTCAAGCATAACTGTGATATCACCATTACACCAGGAAAAACAACAGCATTAGGTTCACTTGTATATGTTCCTCCAAGAAATGGTCCAACTTTGTGGAGCATTGGAATTCCTGACCGTTCTGCTGCTGAATTCTATGTGCCTGACACCAGCCCAACACTGATGAACAAACTATATACTAATCATCCAACAGACAA ATATAGGCAGTACGGATTATGGGAAAGATATACTGATTTATATCCAAAAAATGATCTTGTTTATAATGTTGGTGTCTGTAATTACACTAAAGATTGGTTCTTCGCCCTTGTTATAag gaaaaaaggaaaagatacATATGAACCAACGACATGGCAGATCGTATTTCCACTTCAAGTTGTTCAACAGACTGGGAATTCCACTCTTCAGTTGGCCTTAGCATCAGCTGCCATGTCTGAAATTCaa GTTCGATTCAACAACCAGAATGCTGTAAAGCCTCTTTTTACGACGGGATTGATAGGGAAAGATAATGCAATAGCAAGACATGGAATTCATGGGATGTATTGGTTGTATAGCATAAATGTGCCTTGTAATAATCTTGTTGTAGGAAGTAATACTATCTTTCTAACTCAAACCAGAGATAATGGCCCCTTGTACGATGTCATGTATGACTATATTCGTCTCGAAGCCCCTACACAACCTTGA